One segment of Engraulis encrasicolus isolate BLACKSEA-1 chromosome 7, IST_EnEncr_1.0, whole genome shotgun sequence DNA contains the following:
- the LOC134452128 gene encoding E3 ubiquitin-protein ligase RNF19B-like, with protein MGADESRLRPMYHPKIERRPTPTLATAKENTCRTCSSALHPVQGSKSQSSTVVVVRCLTCPGKPFTCGTCLSLWQGTPGDPMSHCPNKKCAVVGTLLTCGLITTPGSLVNGCPQLRACPNCYSLIMHDGTGCNNVDCPNCGYSFCYICLRSSLECRSYHCSIDTTRRQWFST; from the exons ATGGGAGCAG ATGAAAGCAGGCTTAGGCCTATGTACCACCCAAAAATTGAGCGTAGGCCTACACCAACGCTCGCCACAGCGAAGGAAAATACA TGCCGAACCTGTTCCTCAGCACTGCACCCGGTCCAAGGCTCGAAGAGCCAGTCCAGtacagtggtggtggtgcgttGCCTCACCTGCCCTGGTAAACCCTTCACCTGTGGAACCTGCCTCTCACTCTGGCAAGGTACCCCTGGAGATCCTATGAGCCACTGCCCCAACAAGAAGTGTGCCGTGGTGGGTACCCTTCTCACCTGCGGCCTGATCACCACTCCAGGGAGCCTAGTCAATGGATGCCCACAGCTCCGTGCATGCCCAAATTGCTACAGCCTGATCATGCACGACGGTACAGGCTGTAACAATGTCGACTGTCCGAACTGCGGTTACTCCTTCTGCTACATCTGCCTGAGGAGCAGTTTAGAGTGCCGTTCTTATCATTGCTCTATAGACACAACTAGGCGACAGTGGTTCAGCACATGA
- the LOC134451819 gene encoding zinc finger protein 419-like encodes MTANENTGASLVAELSFTFQDELTATIQNALGVAVEIAVVEITKLVTQVLRGVRDQMHETIRDNKSLKFRLQTAEHELSTVRNRLEEHRRQTSYGSKGDAAAGNIGIQQIHEQLTTLNTGRVQTTTRTGDCDSNGDVLSNHRATGAPSDVKEMFGVLDDPSHADSAYSAETFCEIRADGSVCTQDIKQDLTEEPRLSSETQGRPATKEEQTSLRSCNQEQREHCSLENSGRTHGATQALSDGQIKLAGAEVKVEAADLNCSSDGDLAFGPEEDHEDFAEDSLALAQSQLLEDWRPEPLQLQSCEAEAFAPSTSHSLDASMFPPNIPDLPLLPPAGSGHPVPLPKPYTQHRNAAAGPSSSSSSSSSSGPNQLYSAPSSSSSSRSHQPHVCKVCGQTFRLSEELRRHRKNHIRSPKKSLFPPGRSPYHCSLCGRDFNRMEHLKIHQRIHTGERPYACSVCNARFRHSWALTRHFRIHTGEKPYTCGICGKTFRNCGGLRFHQRSHGVGGGVS; translated from the exons ATGACCGCCAATGAGAACACAGGAGCATCTCTGGTAGCAGAGCTCTCCTTCACTTTTCAAGACGAGTTAACCGCAACCATTCAAAATGCGCTTGGTGTGGCAGTGGAGATAGCCGTTGTCGAAATAACCAAACTGGTCACCCAGGTGCTGAGAGGTGTGCGAGACCAAATGCACGAAACCATAAGGGACAACAAATCGCTGAAGTTTAGACTACAGACTGCAGAACATGAGCTCAGTACCGTGCGTAATCGTCTGGAAGAGCACCGTCGCCAAACGTCGTATGGGAGTAAAGGAGATGCTGCTGCTGGCAACATTGGCATTCAGCAGATACACGAACAGCTGACTACCCTAAATACCGGTCGGGTACAAACAACAACCAGAACAGGGGACTGTGACAGCAATGGAGATGTACTCTCTAATCATCGTGCTACCGGCGCGCCATCAGATGTGAAGGAAATGTTCGGCGTATTGGATGACCCATCCCATGCGGACAGCGCGTACTCTGCAGAGACCTTTTGTGAGATCAGAGCAGATGGAAGCGTTTGTACACAAGACATAAAACAGGACTTGACCGAAGAACCTCGACTATCAAGTGAAACTCAGGGCAGGCCTG CGACCAAGGAGGAGCAGACCAGCTTACGTTCTTGTAACCAAGAACAAAGGGAACACTGCAGTCTTGAAAACTCTGGCAGAACTCACGGTGCAACGCAGGCCCTGTCAGATGGCCAGATCAAACTAGCTGGGGCTGAAGTGAAAGTTGAGGCAGCAGATTTGAACTGCAGCTCAGACGGTGACCTGGCATTTGGGCCAGAGGAAGACCATGAGGACTTTGCGGAGGACAGCCTGGCTCTGGCCCAGTCCCAGCTGCTGGAGGACTGGAGACCAGAGCCCCTACAGCTCCAGAGCTGCGAGGCAGAAGCCTTCGCTCCATCCACCAGTCATTCTCTTG ATGCATCCATGTTTCCTCCAAACATCCCTGACCTCCCCCTGCTGCCTCCAGCTGGGTCCGGCCACCCCGTGCCTCTCCCCAAACCCTACACCCAGCACAGGAACGCGGCTGCAGggccttcctcctcatcatcatcatccagctCCTCCGGCCCCAACCAGCTGTACTCcgctccatcttcctcctcctcctcccgaagCCACCAGCCTCACGTGTGCAAGGTGTGCGGCCAGACCTTCCGTCTGTCGGAGGAGCTGCGCAGGCACCGCAAGAACCACATCCGCAGCCCCAAGAAGAGCCTGTTCCCGCCAGGCCGCTCGCCCTACCACTGCTCCCTGTGCGGCCGCGACTTCAACCGCATGGAGCACCTGAAGATCCACCAGCGCATCCACACGGGCGAGCGGCCTTACGCCTGCAGCGTCTGCAACGCGCGCTTCCGCCACTCGTGGGCGCTCACGCGCCACTTCCGCATTCACACCGGCGAAAAGCCCTACACGTGCGGCATCTGTGGCAAGACGTTCCGGAACTGCGGCGGGCTGAGATTCCACCAGCGCTCGCACGGAGTGGGCGGCGGGGTCTCGTAA
- the si:ch73-335l21.1 gene encoding insulin receptor substrate 1-B — MENHALVEQQCYDDVRKSGYLRKQKSMHRRFFVLRAASDLGPARLEYYENEKKFRSKSPVPKKMVNLESCFNINKRADSKNKHMIVLYTRGESFAIAADSEEVQNEWYQAMLDLQCRSKTPDDSGSGGDCSSLPSPGPAFKEVWQVKVWPKGLGQARNLVGIYRLCLTDKTVNFVKLNSDVAAVVLQLMNVRRCGHSENFFFIEVGRSAMTGPGEFWMQVEDSVVAQNMHETLLEAMKALSEEFRQRTKTQSVGASAGGGTASNPISVPSRRHHPNLPPSQVGFSRRARTETPGGAGGGGGGLGSTNTSPTPRHGFSRSRTASIGARTDDSTGSSMARSTAPSTSPSLNGSSCSTTPTLRPKPTRAPTPAKITLSLARYTPNPAPSPAPSLSSSSGHGSECGLITVAGGCGFGTVPMPSMPISAYARVPQHRVSMSGSPSDYGSSDEYGSSPGEHSLLGSGPPAMSMVGLGLQGGSSSYIVMGNRDAAGGSHSHHHHHHSHHHHHRSHGRRMLRRSSSRECKAERRLLSKRASLPSTATQERLVPQGGRREDEEDEDEDYAVMSRSVSRESFTSRRGSSGGGGGGGHSGGTGHTGHGSGSDNSLPSQKVDSTTTTAREGETSLDSGYMSMLPGVTATTSVSLSLSIPMADGSSKGGTDEYMAMTPNSSVSPPQHGRLPSGSEAGYMMMMSPNSSGSPDLHGHHHGHHGLAGSSGALWGSRGSVESRAGSDYMNMSPISARSACSTPPSSTHADHHHGHQQQASSSSAQQQPKMVYSYFSLPRSYKHTSALSARFEDDLGQGKRAEVGGGGGGGAGTAGRRGGRRGYAGGQEDPGNVGHPGGGQLSLSSSSFSSSSASSESLEDRPMSLSMPGGGGGRMGRVGGGSVGGFSVGGARGKDLSAHHHHHQHQRQKQAHAQQQQQQRKGRHSGFFVDMSKANTLPRVRENLLPAVGQSPGEYVSIAYGEECVIGRGGRGRGQRGGGRIDSSGLSVASGPPRPLHRPPPCPSSGDNLPRSFSAPLASAGSSEYVNMDLGNAPSPLSPRHHTTLSTFSPGHAPLAAKSREERGNVPQTGQEAETTTSSGRRKAGTLALVPADIPAASFTEYSEMVFVDPSVAPQCANPSQTHSAQSSSSSMTAQDEPTAKPYSSPDRGSTSRLVRADPLTRRRHRSETFIPPPALASASPSPLYYEGTQVVSSSSTPHRVGLEPSPWSSSSSTGQTVSPPNAAGAPSSSDPLEQGLNYIDLDLASKEAPQAGLDGSSSVGVGAGGTGSSINTYASIDFYKSEELRAHQNNRNDCKDC; from the exons ATGGAGAACCATGCGCTGGTGGAACAGCAATGCTACGATGACGTCCGGAAAAGCGGTTATCTCCGCAAGCAGAAATCTATGCACCGGCGATTTTTCGTTCTGCGCGCGGCTTCGGACCTCGGCCCTGCCCGCCTGGAGTACTACGAGAACGAGAAGAAATTCCGTAGCAAGTCGCCCGTTCCGAAAAAAATGGTCAACCTGGAGTCTTGCTTCAACATCAACAAACGGGCGGATTCCAAAAACAAGCACATGATAGTGCTCTACACGCGTGGAGAGAGCTTTGCCATTGCAGCAGACAGCGAGGAGGTCCAGAACGAGTGGTACCAGGCCATGTTGGACCTACAGTGCAGAA GTAAAACACCGGATGACAGTGGGAGCGGGGGCGACTGCAGCAGTCTTCCCTCCCCAGGGCCGGCCTTCAAGGAGGTGTGGCAGGTGAAGGTGTGGCCTAAAGGCCTGGGCCAGGCCAGGAACCTGGTGGGCATCTACCGCCTCTGCCTGACCGACAAGACGGTGAACTTCGTCAAGCTCAACTCGGACGTGGCGGCCGTGGTGCTGCAGCTGATGAACGTGCGACGCTGCGGCCACTCTGAGAACTTTTTCTTCATCGAGGTGGGCCGCTCGGCCATGACGGGGCCCGGAGAGTTCTGGATGCAG GTGGAGGACTCGGTGGTGGCCCAGAACATGCACGAGACCCTGCTGGAGGCCATGAAGGCCCTGAGCGAGGAGTTCCGCCAGCGCACCAAGACCCAGTCCGTAGGGGCCTCCGCAGGCGGGGGCACCGCCTCCAACCCCATCAGCGTGCCCTCGCGCCGCCACCACCCCAACCTGCCACCCTCACAG GTGGGCTTCTCCAGGCGTGCCCGCACCGAGACGCCTGGTGGggcaggtggtggtggcggcggactGGGCAGCACcaacacctcccccaccccccggcACGGCTTCTCCCGCTCCAGGACGGCCAGCATCGGGGCGCGCACGGACGACAGCACAGGCTCCAGCATGGCCCGGAGCACGgcccccagcaccagccccagcctcaACGGATCCTCCTGCTCCACCACGCCCACCCTGAGGCCCAAGCCCACACGCGCGCCCACCCCGGCCAAGATCACCCTCAGCCTGGCCAG gTACACACCCAACCCCGCGCCCTCTCCGGCACCCAGCCTCTCCTCCAGCTCGGGCCACGGCTCCGAGTGTGGCCTGATCACGGTAGCCGGCGGCTGCGGCTTCGGCACGGTGCCCATGCCCAGCATGCCCATCTCCGCCTACGCCCGCGTGCCCCAGCACCGCGTCTCCATGTCAGGCTCGCCCAGCGACTACGGCTCCTCGGACGAGTACGGCTCCAGCCCCGGGGAGCACTCCCTGCTGGGCTCGGGCCCGCCGGCCATGTCCATGGTGGGCCTGGGGCTCCAGGGAGGCTCCTCCAGCTACATCGTCATGGGCAACAGGGACGCTGCAGGCGGCTCGCActcccatcatcaccaccaccactcccaccaccatcaccatcgctCCCATGGTCGCAGGATGCTGCGCCGCTCCTCCAGCCGGGAGTGCAAGGCAGAGCGGAGGCTGCTCAGCAAGCGGGCGTCCCTACCGTCCACCGCCACCCAGGAACGCCTCGTGCCGCAGGGGGGACGCAGggaagacgaggaggacgaggacgaggactaTGCTGTCATGTCACGCAGCGTCAGCCGGGAGTCGTTCACGTCCAGACGCGGGTCctcaggaggaggaggcgggggagGGCATAGTGGTGGCACCGGCCACACAGGGCATGGCAGCGGTAGCGATAACTCTCTACCGTCCCAGAAAGtggactccaccaccaccacggcgagGGAGGGCGAGACGTCCCTGGACAGCGGCTACATGTCCATGCTGCCTGGCGTAACAGCCACCACCTCcgtctcactctcgctctccatcCCCATGGCCGACGGCAGCTCCAAGG GGGGAACGGACGAATACATGGCCATGACGCCCAACAGCAGCGTGTCCCCTCCGCAGCACGGCCGGCTGCCCAGCGGCTCCGAGGCCGGCTACATGATGATGATGTCGCCCAACAGCAGCGGCTCGCCGGACCTGCACGGCCACCACCACGGCCACCACGGGCTGGCGGGCAGCAGCGGCGCGCTGTGGGGCAGCCGCGGCAGCGTGGAGAGCCGGGCGGGCAGCGACTACATGAACATGTCGCCCATCAGCGCCCGCTCGGCCTGCAGCACGCCACCGTCCTCCACGCACGCCGACCACCACCACGGGCACCAGCAGCAGGCGTCCTCATCCTCCGCGCAGCAGCAGCCCAAGATGGTGTACTCGTACTTCTCGCTCCCGCGCTCCTACAAACACACCTCGGCGCTCTCCGCACGCTTCGAGGACGACCTAGGGCAGGGCAAGAGAGccgaggtgggtggtggtggtggtggtggtgctggcacCGCTGGTAGGAGAGGCGGGAGGAGGGGCTACGCTGGCGGGCAAGAGGACCCGGGAAACGTGGGCCACCCTGGGGGTggccagctctccctctcctcctcctccttctcctccagctcGGCCAGCAGTGAGAGCTTGGAGGACCGGCCCATGTCCCTGTCCATGCCCGGAGGAGGTGGTGGGCGGATGGGGAGAGTAGGGGGTGGCAGTGTGGGTGGGTTCTCGGTGGGGGGAGCACGGGGCAAGGACTTATCagcgcaccaccaccatcaccagcaccagcGGCAGAAACAAGCCCAcgcacagcagcaacagcagcagaggaaAGGCCGGCACTCCGGCTTCTTCGTAGACATGTCCAAAGCCAACACCCTGCCCCGGGTGCGAGAGAACCTTCTACCCGCAGTGGGTCAGAGTCCCGGGGAGTACGTGAGCATAGCCTACGGAGAGGAGTGCGTCATCggtagaggggggagagggagaggtcagCGGGGCGGGGGAAGGATAGACTCGTCGGGGTTGTCGGTGGCTTCGGGGCCCCCAAGGCCCTTGCACAGGCCTCCCCCCTGCCCCAGCAGCGGTGACAACCTCCCGCGCAGCTTCTCTGCCCCGCTGGCCTCCGCCGGCTCCTCCGAATACGTCAACATGGACTTGGGGAACGCGCCGTCCCCTCTCTCGCCGCGTCACCACACCACGCTCTCCACCTTCTCCCCGGGTCACGCTCCGCTGGCCGCCAAGAGCAGGGAGGAGCGTGGCAACGTTCCGCAGACGGGACAGGAGGCCGAGACGACGACGTCGTCGGGTCGGCGGAAAGCCGGCACGCTGGCCCTGGTTCCCGCCGACATCCCGGCCGCCTCGTTCACGGAATACTCGGAGATGGTGTTTGTGGACCCCTCGGTGGCGCCACAGTGTGCCAACCCGTCGCAAACACACAGCGCACAGTCATCGTCGTCCTCCATGACCGCCCAGGACGAGCCTACCGCTAAGCCCTACTCCAGCCCAGACAGGGGCAGCACCTCCAGGCTGGTCAGGGCCGATCCGCTCACCAGGCGGCGGCACCGCTCCGAAACCTTCATCCCTCCCCCGGCACTGGCCTCGGCCTCCCCGTCCCCGCTCTACTACGAGGGCACCCAGGTGGTGTCGTCCTCCTCCACGCCTCACCGTGTGGGGCTGGAGCCTTCCccatggagcagcagcagcagcacaggacaGACCGTGAGC CCCCCCAACGCGGCCGGAGCTCCGTCGTCATCGGACCCTCTGGAGCAGGGGCTGAACTACATCGATCTGGACCTGGCCTC